TTGCAATGATGGATACAATCAAATTACCACTGGCTTTGTTAGCTCAACATAGATGGAAGACTGATGGAAGGTGTATCAACTGCATGTGAAGTCAGCATTCCTAAATGGAATGTTAGAAAAAGAGATCTATGTTAGAAAAAGAGATCTATATTGAGCAATCAGATGGGTTCATCACACTAGGGCAAGAATAGAAGATTTATTTGTTGAAGATGGCTCTCTATGGATTAAAGCAAGCTCCCAAGACATGATATAGCAAGATAGATGAATACTTGTTGAACTTGGGTTTTGTAAATAGTATGAGTAGATCCACAATCAATGTGAAAAAATCACGCATTCATATTGTGATTGTAACTCTCCGTATAAATGACTTGCCAATGATTGGAAGTGATGTATTCAAATAGAGTTGTTCAAGCAAGAAATGATGAAGGTATTTGAGATGACTAACCTAGGTCTGATGCATTATTTCTTGGGTAGGGAGATTCAACAAGGCTaaaaatgaaatgtttcttTGTCAAAAAAAGTACATGAGAGAGATATTGAAGAGGTTCAGTATGGAAAAATGTAAGAGTGTGAACACTCCAATGATTCAAAAGGAGAAGTTGTAAAAGACTAATTAAGAGGAACTTGCAGATGAGAATGTGTACAGAAGTGTAGTTAGATGTCTCATGTACCTCACATCCACCAAGCTAGAAATCACGTACGTTGTAAGTGTTTTATCTAGATTTATTCACTGTCCAAATAAGAATCACGTGGTTGCTGCAAAGAGGGTTCTAAGATGTCTAAAAGGCACATTGTCTCTTTTTGGGATCAAATTTAACAAAGTCGGGATTTTTGAGTTGTAGGATTGCTCAGATAGTGACTAGGCTAGGTCATTGGATGATATGAAGAGCACCTCCGAGTATTGTTTCACTTTTGGCTCTAGGTGTTTCTCATGGtgttaaaaaaaacaagatATAGTGGCTCAATCAACTGCCGAAGTTGAGTTCATTCCAACCATTACAGTAGTAAACCAAGTTGTTTGGTTGAAGAAGTTGATGCTTGACTTGCATCTAAAGCAAAAAGGAAAGTGTGAAGGTGTTTGTGCATAATCAAGCTACTTTAGCTATTTCTTTAAATCCAGTTTTTCATGGAAGGACCAAgaattttaagattaaattttatgtttcgAGAGAGATGCAAACAGAAAAAGAAGCACAATCGGTTTATTGCAACTCGAAAGAGGAGCAAATAGCAAATATCTTCACTAAGTCTTTTTAGTGTTGGTCGTTTTTAAGCTCGCAAATATCTTCACTTGTCTTTTTAGTGTTGGTCATTTTTAAGCAATTAGGAGCCTGGAAGCTTATGCCTTCTTTGGATCGTAAGATGCACGTGCCTTTATAAATGAGATCTGCACCTCCATGAGAACAAATTAACACGTTGCAGTTGGAAGATTTTACTATATCACTTAatgattataaaaataatttgttgTTTACTCTTGGCCGTATGGAGGTTTTTGGAATGGTACTGCGTCATAAATTTTAGTACTTCAGCCCGTTAACATTGTTTCCACCAAGGACTAGGACAGCACAAAGCAACTTTAAACCCTTTAGGATGgttattttgaaaacatttcaattgatagaagtttttttctttcttttttttggtaCTTTCAGATGATTGTCTGATAATACCTGAATATTTATGTTTAATGATTTCTATCCACGCTCATTTAATCATTAGGGAGAAAAGCCTTGGGGGCCCCTTTTTAGCTTTTCAAAGCTGGTTTAAGAAGGCCATTAACCtgatttttcttcctttatgCTCTACATAAGAGAGAATTTCCAGGGTTGATACATTAAAGGGCAACATTTTTTATATGATATTATTCTTCGGAAACAAGAAAATAAATCCAGAGGCAATTAAGATTGAGAAGATGAACTACTAAAGCATGCTCACCAGATATGTTAAAGCTTTCACTGGACCAGACAAAACCAGCAGCAGCAAGAATGTCGCCACCTGTCTTGATCAAAGATCAGATGCAACAGCTTATATATTTGCATTACCACAATGAGAGGATGTACGAATAACAAGACAATACAAAACCAGTTGTTGAATAATTGAGTCCATGAGAGCCACAGACCATGGTTTTTCTCCCGGCTGCTATACCCCATCTCATTGAAGAGATTACTATTGGTAGACAGAAGAAACAGCCAAAGTAATTCTGTCCAATATCAAGTGTACAacactaaattaaaatttgagaaacttAACTATCACTGAAAGAATGGAGAAATCAATGAGGTCACTTCATTTGCAGACATCTAAGTTAGTAAAGCATAAAATTCTTTAAACAAGTgaaaaattataaggaaaagGTAAGTACATTATCATATGAGAACTTTCATCAAACTGGCATTCATTTTATAAGATATGCACCATTGCTTTtcgttttcattttataattcattttagaaaaataaataacaagactatcatatcattttttttaggaaaagaaaaactaatttatAAAACTATTCTTTGCAAGACATGCTGttgtattattgttattttgctACTAGTTTTAACAATTAGTTAGACTATGAATTGTACTTGTCTTATACATACTTATGGAAAAATACATACATGAATTGATGTCAACAATGCTTTTCTTTAGAATAGGGCCCGGGGACTTTCCTGGGCCCTATGATCCATAAGTATCAAACAGCCCTATCAATAATgctttttaaatggttattttgatttatttggaattttATATGGCTCTTCCTCGTGGTGATAAAGTTCACGAAAATGTTAATACCATGGGGGAACCattcatttgaaaattaaataagtctATTCACagtttctcttttttctttttttctttttgggggTGGTGAATTCTATTTACAATCTCAAACAAATGTGAAAGATCTTTTCCGTATTGTTATCTCATGGTTTTATTCAATCTGAGGCTGGGCTGCCTGTTCTTTTCTGGTTCTTCagatttatgttgatgatattcatGATATCGTCATCACAGGCTCTTGCCTAGATACTATCGAAGCAGTAAAGACTTTCCTTCAGTCACAGATCTTTACTCAAGGACTTGGGCCCTTTAAAACTTTTCCTAATTCAAGGTCTCATATTGGATTTACCTTTCAAAGAGGGAAGAACGGTCTGCCGTTTTTACAAGACACTGGATTGGTTGCATTACAAACCAGACTTATAGCAATCAGGTCCAAAGTATTTGCGTAGATAGTACAATACAAAAGAATATGCAGATATAGCAAAGCTTAGATCTATCTCTCggagtttatcagtgatagactatatcactagtattttttttttatttgaacaaCTACTTTCATTGTGAAAAAAGGAGAGAATACAGGGGCGAAACAACATTGCCCACCAAAAGCACCCCCACTAAAGAAAAGGGGTCCAGCTAAGTAAATTGTTGcctatagaatagttacaaaaaaGCTTCAAACCCGAAGCCCAGAGGGACACATGAAatctcaccaaagaccacacctCACCAAGGTCCGACATCTGAACACTCTATCATCCCCCCCCACCACCTAAATATCCTAAACAATAGCACACACCCCAGCCAACCATAAAAAACGGGCTCTCTCTTCGGGTGGATGGAGAAGGAACTCCTCGATCATCGCACAGAAGTCTCTCCGCCTAGCAAAGCAAACATCGAACTCCTGCAAGAAAAGACTCCACAAAGTCCTCGCATACCGGCAATTCCAAAGGAGATGATCCAGGTCTTCCTCCGCCATCTGAAAAATGATACAGTAAAAAAGCCCCACAAGCAAAGTTCTTCTTCTAACAAGTCTATCAAAAGTGTTCATACGACCAAGTAAGACTTGTCCGATAAAAAACCTGACTTTCTTGGAAATCTTCATCATCCAAATCACATCGAACACAGACACCCCAATGGGAGAGGGATCCAGTAACAAGCAGATGAAGGATTACAAGAAAACCCTTCATTAGGATTCGGATTCCAGATGTGAATATCCCTTCTCCCCCCCTAAAAGTACTTGCCtccaataaagaaagaaaagaagaaaccTCTGTCGTTTCCCTATCGGTCAAATAACGACGGAAACCGAATGAAAAAGACACGGAACTCTCAGTCTAGATTAGGAAATCAGAGATCAGGAGATATTTTAAGGAAGATAAGTGATAAAGAtgcaaaaatacaaaagaaagaaCACTATTCCCCACCCACTGATCCTCCCAAAAATACGTATCCCTGCCATCCCCCACAACATATCGAACAAAGTTAGAAAAAGAAGGGAACTCAAACGAAATGTCTTTCCACGGGTTCCAATGTGTGCCTTTAACCCCCTTTCACCACCCATTCAAAAGGATGGTTGTCATGCTTACTCGCAATGATCCTACGCCACAAAGCCTCAGATTCAAGGGTGAAGCGTCAAAGCCACTTAGCcaaaccccccccccccccccacacaCACAATTCATAGGCCTCCCAACCGACAAGGTGAGAGCCTTTTCCTTCATCCACCCTATCCCAAAAGGAAATCCCTCTTGAATTTTTCAAGACTCTTACAAACCAAACTAGGGACTCTAAAGAGGGAAAAGTAATACACAGGAATACCACTCAAAACCGATCTTGTCATCATTAACCTCCCAGCTTTGGAAAAGAAACTTCTCTTCCACTTCGCCAGCCTCCTTCGAATCTTCTCAAAAATGGGATCCCAAAACGTCGTGGTCCTCGGATTACCTCCCAAGGGGAGACCAAGGTAGGAAGAAGGTAAAGAACCTACCTCACACCCAAACTCCTCTGCCCAATTCTCAATCTTAACCTGGTCACtgttaattctcaaaatttggcattTACTTGTATTAATTTTAAGACCAAACATAGCACCATGtgattaagaatgaaaaaagaATCCTTGTTTCCAAAACAAAACAAGATCGTATCATCCGCAAACTGGAGATGCGATAGGGCCACCTCATCTAAAACAACCCTAAAGGGCTCAATGATATTTCCTTCCACCCCTTTAGAAATGGGCCGACTTAAAACATCCACGACCAATAAGAACAGGAAAGGGGGCAAAGGATCCCCTAGCCTTAAACCTTGAGAACTTGGATCGATCCTTTTGAAGTATCATTGACTAAGATGGAATACTGCACATTCCTGATGCATCCCTACATCCACATTCTCCATCTAAACCCAAATCCCTTCTTCATCATAATCTTATCTACGAAATCCCAATCAACATGATCATAAGCCTTTTCAAAGTCCAGTTTGAGAATAACAGCTTCCTTCTTCATACGGGCATCCTCGATGGCCTCGTTAGCTATAAGAGTCTGATCCAAGATCTGCCTTCCAGGCAGGAAAGCTCTTTAAGCCTCCGAAATGGTCGAAGGCATCACCTTTCTTAACCGATTAGCAAAGACCTTAGCCAAGATCTTATAAACACTGGTGATAGGCTAATAGGTCTAAATTCCTTCACCCTATTAGCATTCTCTATTTTAGGAATTAATAAACAAAAGTCTCCACCATGGACCAATTTAAGATACCTCTTTCGAAAAATTCTTTAAAGATCCCCTCCAAATCTCCTTTAACAATGCTCCAATTGTCCTGAAAGAATGCCATATCGGGCCTGGGGATTTATTCCTATCACTACTAAAAACCACCTTTCTAATTTCTTCAAGCGTGAAAGGAGCCACAAACTCCTCATCCTCCCTAGAGGATATGGGACTCCAATCAATACCTTCCACAAACGGTTTATCTTGAACACTCAAGCTATAAAGTTTAGAGAAGGACAAAAGAATCTCCTCCTCAATTTCCTTATCATTACTGGTACTCACACCATTCTCAAAAACTAGCGTGCTGATATGATTCTTATTCCTTCTACCGTTATCCACTTTATGGAAAAAGCTTGTATAATCCCCTTCCTTAGCCCATTTAACTTTAGCCTTCTGATTCTAGTTGACATTCTCTTTCCTAATCAACTCAGCAAAATCCCCTTTCAAGTTATCCCTCTCCTCTTTCAACGTACTATCAAGAGGCCCTTCCAGACCGTCAATCTCATCAATTCTAGCTAAGATCCCTTTCTTCCGAATACAAATATCTCCAACAACCTCTCTTTTCCACACTCTAAGGGTGCCGCTTAACACCCTCAACTTTCCCATCAGACGATATCCTTCCCAATTCCCTTGGGTCGTCGTACTCCACCAGGCCACAATATTAGCCTTAAAAGACCGGTGATCAAGCCACATATTCTCAAAATGAAATGGACTAGGGCCCTAATATATACTTGCCATTGACCAAAGGAGGATCGAACAACCCACTATCATCAATGAACTTATTGAATTTAGACATGGAACTAGTGATCCTCCCCTGGACGCCTTTTCCTCAGGAGAACGGATAACATTAAAATCCCTAATCACACAGCATCTTGACCCACAGTAACCGAAGAGATCTCCCAACTCCTCCCAAAAAGCGTCGCTTCCCCTAGGACTCGGGGGACCATAAACCCTGGAAATCCAAAACTCTTCACCTTCACTATCCAAGAAAGAAatagaaagagagaaaatgcCCCTGACTATCTCTCTAGAAAGACAAGACCAGTGTTCCACAGAATAAGAATTCCTCCTGAGGACCCAACCGACTCGAGAACCTCCCGCTCCACCCTCCTACTCCAAATACTCTCAATTCTCCTTCTACAAAAAGAGCTTCATTTGGTTTCCAAAAAAATGACGATATCCGGATTCTCCTGTCTAAAAACCTCCTTGACAAGCCGCCTTTTGACTTGCCCTTTCAGCCCCCTAACATTCCAAGAAACAATTTTTAACATTTGGATGTTGATGGCCCCACCTCCTTTAAGGCTTTCCTACTACCATAGTTGACCGAACTGTCCAACTTCTTTAATTCCCTAACTAGTTTATCACCACACTCTTTTCGCTTTTTCTTAACCTCCTTTTCTAAGTAGCCCGAACTCCCTTTGCTCCCTTGCCCTCCTTTGACCTCTATCTGTTTGATTCCCACCGAGGCTAGAACAACCCACCCTAGGTTTTCATTGCCTTTACACAGTGCTTGGTTTTCATTACCTTTATACAACGGGGGAAGCCTAAAAATCAATAGGTTTGGAGATTAACTAAAGGATCACCAACAACACCTCCGTTGGGAAGAAGCAAACTGTTGCCCCCCAACCCGTCACCCGCGGCATGAATCATAGGGTTGAGCATCAGCCACCTATCTCCCAAAGAAAACGTGGGCGAGAAGGGTAATGCACACCCCGGAAATAAGAAAATGGGTCGTAAAAAGACCAAAGGATGATAAAAGCCCTCGACACTAACTTGCCCACCTCCCCCACTCAAATTGCAGAGAAACAAAAACAACGTATTAGACAAACTAACTCCAGCCCCATTCTTGAACAACCCCACCCCAGACGGAGGATAAGAAACCAAAGAATGAGGACTTTCCTGGCTCGTGTCACTGGCCGTGCTTACCACCGGATAGGAATAAGCGAAGGACCCACTGGCAGGACCCGAATGAGACCCTTTATCACAAAACGGAGCCTTTTGCCTCTCCACCCCCATCTTGTACACCACTTCCGATTCTACACCTCCTTTTGCATAATCCGACAACTTCGCTCGAACAACACCTCCTTCACCTTCTAACTCTTCCCGCCTCCCTACACTCACCATCGCTGGCTGAGGAAGATTCGGAGACAAACCGCCTTGATCTTCAACATCTTTTAAAACAACCCATCGACGCCCTCCTCCAACACCTTGTTCATCATCGGAGTCGAGAGGAATGAATCATCATCGAAGTAACTAACGATAGATGGGTCAGATCCAAAATCTCAATCTTCTACTAGGGAATCCCATGGCCCGATACATGCATCCAACTCCCACCTCATCCATTGATGCTCTTCCACTCTCAAAGAATGGGCCTCCTATCCTACTCGATTAAAAGAAGCCTTAGAAGCTATCTCATGGGCTTGAAACCCTCCCTGGGCCCAACACTCTCGACAAACGAAGAGggcccattttttaaaatacccTTGGCCATGACAGCCCTTTTTTTTATCCTCGGAATTGGGTTGGGTGTCCGGAATGGGCTTTTGGGAGATATTGCAATCTGGCCCAACCCTTGACCAACAGCTTCCTCAACCCTATCTCTTTCCCTCTTTCCCAAGATAATCACATGACTCcccttctttcttcctttctgaTCATGAGACAGGCCAAAGGACAATGGAGCAACTTTAACCGAATGATGGTCGAGCAACCTCTAACCTTCTTCTTTCCAATGTCGACCGACAATGAACCTCATCGGAAACACAAAATCCGAATGGTTAACAAGACAACCCACCAGAATGAAACCATCGTCATTGCCTTTTGCCTTAAAGCAGACTTCCTTCAGCCAAATTGAGCTACCACAATCAAATTCTTCCTCGAACAGCCCCCCACACCACTCTGCCATGGAGGCGATGAACTCCTTCATTCTGAGGAATGGGGGCACATCCAACGCCATAACCCACCCTCCCTTGAAGACCAGTTTTCTTTCCTCCTCCACCGTTCGGAAATCCCAAAAATGGAAAGACAACTCTTGGGAGTTGGGAGAGGAACCCAAGCGAATTAAATCCTCTGCCTTCGTTTTTGAATCGCAAATGCCCACAACTAAGTTAGCACAGAAGATTCTAAGGCCAAATCTAAGAAACGGTGGTCGATCAAACACTTTCTTCATAATCCCCCAATCAACCACCGCATTCAACTTCTTGATGATCACCGCCGTATCACAATTAAACACAATGTCGAACTCCCACTTCTTCTCACTTACCATCTCTTCCGCCTCGACcttgttcttgttcttctcaacctccaacAAAGAGGCAGATTCCTTCCCTGCCCCTGCTTCCCTCTCACATTTTCTTCCGCAATCTTGCTCGAAGTGACTATTTTGACCTCCTCTCCCAACCCATTTGTTGGTTGTGATTTTGGAGTTGCAGAAGGAAGGGGCTTTGTAGAAGAAGGGAGGAAAACCAGAGATCTCCCTTGCCAATAATCTCTAACCACTTCCTTTCTTCCCTTCAGAAACAAAAAGTCTCATCCTTCGCCCCTTAAATGATTCAGAGATAAAAGTGCACATCTTCCCCTTGAGTTTTCAAGCACTTGAAAATAATCGCCGCCTCCAAACGTGTTCTCCGCCAAAAACCCAATGGGTTACTCAACTCCGCAGCAGCCACTAAGCAATCTTTTACCCATGTCAAGGTACCCATCTCCAATTCCAGCTTCCCCAACCTCTTGCCATTCCATTCTTCAATGAAAATCTTTCTCCCAAACCTAAATTTACTGACTGAAAAGAATTTCCTATCTATTGGCACCCTCCCAGTCTTCATGAAAGCAACCCTTTGGGTAGACGACAAACAGACTAAATTGCTAGTATGATTCTATCAGCGGTAGAGTCCACCattgatagattttgttatgtttacaattctttaaaaatattgttatacacttaattattagccCTAAAAGTGCTACCCATGGCAATTATCCGTATTCTAAGAAGCTAGACCCAATAAGAATACCCTAATAAGCAGccatttttttcttcctttgtaGATGCAATTTCCTTCTTGTCTTCTAAGTTGCCTTGAGACTAATCTTTTCCTGTTTGCGATCGTGAATAGAGAGCCAAGAAATAATGAATTGTCATGTACTGGGGGTTTGCATCATAATCTTAGGTTTTTCTTCCTCCACAAAAAGATCCCCCTTCAAAATGGCATATACATTAGACATCCTGaatcatcatcattatcatATTAGGACCAAAAGTATACTGGgcatttgttatatttataaatttccCATTgatattacttttgttgttcaTCATCAAAGTCAGTTTGTTGCTAGACCCAAGACCACTtacaagcttttttttttttttttggataagaaacaaAAGACCATTACAAGATTTTTGTTCATCATTTGCTTTTGTGTCTTTAAGGGTAATCTTGTGCAAGAATATTCCTTTATAAGCTTCTGCCTCATCTCCCAACTTTAGGCTGCAGCTGTTTATTAGGATGTTTGCCTCAATATATGTCATTTTATCACTGGTTTCTGGGCTTTCCTAGGTGATGCTCTTGTTTTGTGAAAAGTGAAAAGATAGCTACAATTGGTGAACGAGTGAATTGGAATGAATTGCTAAAAGTTCTTTGGTATTCTTTGTCTGTGTCAAAGTTATCTGTTAGTTTTcttaaaacttttaattaattagttcttCTTTAGAGCTTGCTGATACATTCACCAAGGCTCTTCTCACTTTTgtgctttttttctttttattacaGAAGATAGGAGGCTTTTAGAATTCATTCCCATATGGAGATGGAGTATTAGTGCTGCTATAGCATTGTTATTTGGTTATTAGTCAGTTAGCTTTAAATAACAGGTTTACCAGGATTAGTTAGACTATGAATTGTATAtacacatataaataaataaagtaaaatggAAGAACCATggaattctcttcaatttattGAGGGTAGATTTAAGAGGACCCTAAACCAAGTCCCAAGATGTCCTGTTTTTAGAAAATCAACATATTGagatgaataataataataaatacattACAAGTATTGAACTATTCACATACAATTATTCAATAGGGATAAAATTTGAAGCGGATAAACTAGTTTTTCCATTTCAAGGGCAAGAAAACTGAaagggagaaaatatatttcaaactgACATCAATGGAGAAGAATCTTTTCCAAAGTAAACCAAATACCAAATGGGCTTAGAGTATCCGtctcattgagaaaaaaaaaaaacattatctaTGAAAGAAACAGCAACATTCGTTGAAAGTTAGAACTACAAACCTCAAGAGCGAGTGAATTGCTCAAGAAGTAGACCAAGCCATTAAGTGCAGCGAACATGGAGCACTCCACCATGGCCAGTGTCTTCTTATAGACAGCTCCATCCTCGGACAGGTCTTCCAAATCCGATAAAATAATGGGGTTTTGACCCTCATAACTATAAACTTTTACCACAGAATTCGAAAATCTAGTGGACTTGGCACTGGATTTAGAAGCAAAGAAGGATGGAAAAGAGAGGGAGACGGATTGAAAGCTAATCAATCTGAGTGTGGAAGAGatttgaagaagaggaagatgaagattgGTTTGTTTTGGTGGGAAAATGCATGACGCGGAGTAGGATGGATAAAGCTTCCCAGAAATCATGGGGAAGAAAAATGGAGGATTAAACTACTCAAAGACGTTGAAGATTGTACGCGAATTGTCACGGCCTGAGGTTCAACCTGTTCCCTTTTGGGCTTTTCCGGACCGGAGGTTGGGCCTTAGTCCTGCACTTGCGCGTTCGTGTGAACCAATTGCAAGGTCAAAAATATTGGAGAAATTGATTTGGGGAAATTTGAGTTCATACCAACTTTTatggcaaaaaagaaaaagaaatcatttgaaaatatgaatcaTTAAAATTGGTTATTTCTTTTGTCAATCATAGTTCCTACGGGATGGAGACAGATGGGGTCGGTCCATagattttccttccttttgcCACATTTCGCTCAATCCattgatttattataaataactGAATATATAgtgttattttgaaatattaggaaaaaaaagatCCACAAGTGAAATAGAgatttttaaagatttattttgaaaaatgacaaaaacgTTTCATAATTAGAAAAAGAATagcaaaatgattttttgaattattatCAAAGAATTCTTAATTGGACAAAATAGTCTCAAGTACCCTTATTAGGCACAAAGAGACCTCTTTTACATCATTTAGATTCAATTCTTGCTCTTTTATTTAGTTTTGGAAAAACTACTAGCTAACGCCTCAAATTTCATCATATTTAGTTAtaataattctaaattaaaagCAAATAAAGTATTTTTCAAGTGTTTTTCACTATTACAAACCTAGAATTTTGCTACTCTCAAGCAAAATATAAGGAAAAAACAtaggaaaagaaatttaaaagactGAACACATAAAACTCCTCACATACATGCTCTTGACTCCATGTAAACCCGAGACTTTCCTTGGATTATTTGCTCTTGTCACATATTGTAGGATGTTGGATTAAGTTATTGTTGTTCCATTGTTGAAGAAAAATGGCAGAGCTTTTGGTTGAGGTTGTCtttgataattttggaatttattaataaagaaaagaaaagaaaatgaaaggaaatggGAACCCATTCGGTGCTTAATGGTATAAAGTGAGAACCCACCACCGCCTAACTCATTTTAGCCCATTTCTCCATCATTTCCCATCAGATTTTCAGAGTATttcgagagagagagtgaaggaagaggaagaagaagcttGCTGCAGgttggaggttgaagaagggaGGAAAAAGTTCATGCAAGTGCAACCATGGAAGAATCTGGGTTCAACCTGCCTATCTCTGGTTTTTAAGTCGATttgagctacacaagaagaactaAGAGGTGAGGCTTGACTTCCTTAAAAGAAGGATCATAGAATTTTCGTAAAGGAAGCTTGAGCTAAATCTGATGTTAAGTTAAtggtttttgaaaaggaaaacagaGCATAGAATTTTCGTGCAAATCAGAAGATCTCTAGTTTTTTCTGGTTTTTCAAACATTCTGGGTTGTACAAGTTGAATTAGAAGCTCAATTAGGTATGGTTGGAAAGCTTATTCAATTTTCTATAACTTACATGAAGAATTTGTTAGACAAAAATAACTAGAAGTAGGTTTAATTTCAGAAGAAAGGTAGAGGGTAGCAGAGAAGCACGAATCTGTATTTGATGTGTTCGGGGGATTTCTGGACAAATCCGTTGGGAATCACGTTTTTATTCCTTCAGGTAAATTGTAGAGGGTTCCAAAATGAAGAGTTTGATATATAGTACATTAATTTTGGTCAAGTATTAAGGAAGTTATGAGTGTTGGAATTTAGGATATTGAATCTggaaaatctggaaaaaaaaaagtgtgaagtatgattttatttctagaatttaaAATTCATGAGCATGGAAAGACAAGACGATTTATAGTTTTGATGCTCGGTTTTGGTTTGTTTGACAGGCCAAAAGTAAATAGGTCGAGTCTACAGACCAGGGAACTAGCcaagactgtgagtgacaaaACGAATTTcgaaaatgatttctaaactataatttatgcttaaatggtttacatgcttgaatatgaacttatgaatgatacatgatttctatgaatggtttcaagcataagttttgagcttagattttctaataagGTTTATATACAAGCACTTGATTATTGAATTCCTGAAAAGTAGTTGAAATGATATCATTTAAAGTAAAGTATGTATTGGCGAGTACTGTTAGAAGATTTTCAGTTTTTCACGAGCAAGCTGAGTAAGCTTGAGTTTTACGAAAGATAAAGATAAGCAGacatgttttaatatttttatgtgGTTTTCTGAGACTTTTATTGACTACATGACTAAGATATTGAGCCCGAGGCTATATGGTATCGTGTGCACACAGGTTATATTCCGTTGTTGACGTTGAGTGTACTCCGTGACAACGATGCTGGGCGGGCCCCACTACGACAAAGGCAATGGGAGTGTTGGGCGGGCCCCACTATATCGTAGAGCTAGTAAACGTTGGTTGTACTGGGCGTGCCCTACACAACGTTGATTTGTCATGTTagttaaaatg
This genomic window from Benincasa hispida cultivar B227 chromosome 4, ASM972705v1, whole genome shotgun sequence contains:
- the LOC120075651 gene encoding uncharacterized protein LOC120075651, producing the protein MISGKLYPSYSASCIFPPKQTNLHLPLLQISSTLRLISFQSVSLSFPSFFASKSSAKSTRFSNSVVKVYSYEGQNPIILSDLEDLSEDGAVYKKTLAMVECSMFAALNGLVYFLSNSLALENYFGCFFCLPIVISSMRWGIAAGRKTMVATFLLLLVLSGPVKALTYLLRHGLVGFTMGSLWRLGANWSTSIFLCTIVRALGAVGYVLVSSFLIRENILALITINIHASLTLIFTAWGVNLIPSMNAIYAIFGILVFLNCGCFMFLLHLLYSVFLTRLGLKTSLTLPRWLEKAM